In the genome of Deinococcus sp. YIM 77859, one region contains:
- a CDS encoding redoxin domain-containing protein — protein sequence MRRWLPPVLAAIMVAVLAVALLRPNKEAKSPRVGKPAPDFTLVTLDGQPFRLQDHLGQPLVVNFWASWCVPCREEAPMLGEFARDAQNLTMVGVVFQDQPDAARAFVREFAVPYPSMVDRQSRVAIDYGVAGIPETFFIDASGVIREKHNGPFTREDLWNSARRIGVRF from the coding sequence GTGCGGCGCTGGCTGCCCCCGGTGCTCGCGGCGATCATGGTCGCCGTGCTGGCCGTTGCCCTCCTGCGCCCCAACAAGGAAGCGAAGTCCCCACGGGTGGGAAAACCCGCCCCCGACTTCACGCTCGTCACCCTCGACGGCCAGCCGTTCCGGTTGCAGGACCACCTCGGGCAGCCGCTGGTCGTGAACTTCTGGGCATCGTGGTGCGTGCCCTGCCGGGAGGAAGCCCCGATGCTGGGTGAATTCGCACGAGATGCCCAGAACCTCACGATGGTGGGCGTGGTCTTCCAGGATCAGCCGGACGCGGCGCGGGCCTTCGTGCGGGAGTTCGCCGTGCCGTACCCCAGCATGGTGGACCGGCAGTCCCGGGTCGCCATCGACTACGGGGTGGCGGGCATTCCGGAGACGTTCTTCATCGATGCCAGCGGCGTGATCCGCGAGAAACACAACGGGCCCTTCACCCGCGAGGACCTCTGGAACAGCGCCCGGCGAATCGGCGTCCGCTTCTGA
- a CDS encoding DUF3105 domain-containing protein, producing the protein MGAVLLALGGGAWWARSGGGAGELGQTFPNQGQQHIAFGAQHPPYNSFPATSGWHYVRPQPWGTFVYEIAPETLVHNLEHGGVVIQYNPSLLKGDVAKLEDIQRRFPNKTVVAPDSKLEVPLALTAWRRLYTLDTLAEAKIVDFIERYKNRAPERFPD; encoded by the coding sequence GTGGGAGCGGTGTTGCTGGCCCTGGGGGGCGGGGCCTGGTGGGCCCGTTCCGGTGGAGGGGCCGGAGAACTGGGCCAGACCTTCCCCAACCAGGGCCAGCAACACATCGCTTTCGGTGCTCAGCACCCCCCCTACAACTCCTTCCCCGCCACCAGTGGCTGGCACTACGTGCGGCCGCAGCCCTGGGGCACCTTCGTGTACGAGATCGCCCCCGAAACCCTGGTCCACAATCTGGAACACGGTGGCGTGGTCATCCAGTACAACCCCTCGCTCCTGAAGGGCGACGTCGCGAAGCTGGAGGACATTCAGCGGCGCTTCCCGAACAAGACGGTCGTCGCGCCGGATTCCAAGCTGGAGGTGCCGCTGGCCCTGACCGCCTGGCGCAGACTGTACACCCTGGACACGCTGGCCGAGGCGAAGATCGTGGACTTCATCGAACGGTACAAGAATCGTGCCCCCGAACGCTTCCCCGACTGA
- a CDS encoding SCO family protein, translated as MSRLLTALLLAVALVLSGVLVQRAYLMPLGGSEVDTRPLVPDVPLTGQDNRTHRLSDWAGQTRVVVFGYTRCPNLTPIVLKGLAEAAARLTPAHRARLRIILVTVDPGTDTPSRLRKYLHMFPNTFRGLTGTEQALDVTRQGFYVHAYREPGGQINHGDSIAIVDQDGHFRRFYFPLDVMDGTLTRDLPHLIDAYS; from the coding sequence ATGTCCCGCCTCCTGACAGCCCTGTTGCTCGCCGTGGCCCTGGTCTTGAGCGGCGTGTTGGTGCAACGCGCGTACCTCATGCCGCTGGGGGGGAGCGAAGTGGACACGCGGCCCCTCGTCCCGGATGTGCCGCTGACCGGCCAGGACAACCGGACTCACCGCCTCTCCGACTGGGCTGGCCAGACGCGCGTCGTCGTGTTTGGGTACACGCGCTGTCCAAACCTGACCCCCATCGTCCTGAAGGGCCTTGCCGAGGCAGCCGCGCGACTCACACCTGCTCACCGGGCGCGCCTGCGGATCATTCTGGTAACGGTTGATCCGGGAACCGACACGCCCAGCAGACTGCGCAAATATCTTCATATGTTCCCGAACACCTTCCGTGGCCTGACCGGAACCGAGCAGGCACTGGACGTGACGCGGCAGGGTTTCTACGTCCATGCCTACCGCGAACCCGGCGGGCAGATCAACCACGGTGATTCCATCGCCATCGTCGACCAGGACGGACACTTCCGCCGCTTTTATTTCCCCCTGGACGTCATGGACGGGACATTGACACGTGACCTGCCTCACCTGATCGATGCTTACTCGTGA
- a CDS encoding M23 family metallopeptidase: protein MAPASAATTTYTTYTVQAGDTLSRIAQQHDLCLDALLAANPAVDRARALQVGQSLHLPLPARSASRSPAQVQVIRTAGFRSSAATVPLAGVITTYFRPGHPGLDIAAPVGSPIIAPATGVVVESRLDTVSGWGWTIVLAHGDGLTSRYSHNSRNLVRVGQQVTRGEVIARVGSTGHSTGPHLDYRLYRDSVPLNPAAFQLADSTRRSCPAS from the coding sequence ATGGCACCCGCGTCGGCTGCGACCACAACCTATACAACCTATACGGTCCAGGCCGGTGATACCCTGAGCCGCATTGCCCAGCAGCACGACCTCTGTCTGGACGCGCTGCTTGCAGCCAATCCTGCCGTCGATCGCGCCCGTGCGCTGCAGGTCGGCCAGTCGCTGCACCTGCCCCTCCCAGCGAGGAGTGCTTCACGCTCACCCGCACAGGTACAGGTCATCCGGACGGCCGGCTTTCGCTCCAGCGCCGCAACCGTACCCCTGGCAGGCGTGATCACCACGTACTTTCGCCCGGGACATCCGGGCCTCGACATCGCGGCCCCGGTTGGCTCGCCTATCATCGCCCCGGCAACTGGAGTGGTCGTCGAGTCACGGCTGGATACGGTGAGCGGGTGGGGTTGGACCATCGTCCTGGCCCACGGTGATGGGCTCACCAGCCGCTACAGCCACAACAGCAGAAATCTCGTGCGCGTGGGACAGCAGGTGACTCGCGGGGAGGTCATCGCCCGCGTCGGCTCCACCGGACACAGCACCGGCCCTCATCTTGACTACCGCCTCTACCGCGACTCGGTTCCGCTCAACCCAGCAGCGTTCCAGCTGGCGGACTCCACCCGGCGTTCATGTCCCGCCTCCTGA
- a CDS encoding ferredoxin--NADP reductase, producing the protein MLSMASSPTRPYLEFAVRMSGSSFKRTFQQLQVGDEVLISGPAGSFVIDPAEHLVLLSGGVGITPLKSIAEYAADLRLPMRLTLLYSNRDTSEMAYAQALAELAGRNPLFRVIHTLTREPGTCWSGQRGRVDAALIQQHVVDLDRAVFFLCGPPGLVRGLHATLNELGVTDERIRSEDFTGY; encoded by the coding sequence ATGCTTTCCATGGCCTCGTCGCCCACCCGGCCGTACCTGGAATTTGCCGTCCGCATGTCAGGCAGCTCCTTCAAGCGCACCTTTCAACAGTTGCAGGTGGGCGACGAGGTGTTGATCAGCGGCCCAGCCGGCAGTTTCGTGATTGACCCTGCGGAGCACCTGGTGCTGCTGTCTGGCGGGGTGGGCATCACGCCGCTTAAAAGCATCGCGGAGTACGCGGCGGACCTGCGTCTGCCCATGCGACTCACGCTGCTGTACAGCAACCGGGACACCAGTGAGATGGCGTATGCACAAGCCCTCGCTGAACTCGCCGGGCGCAATCCTCTCTTTCGGGTCATTCACACCCTCACGCGCGAACCGGGTACGTGCTGGTCGGGCCAGCGTGGACGCGTCGACGCCGCCCTGATTCAGCAGCATGTGGTTGACCTGGACCGCGCGGTCTTCTTTCTGTGTGGACCGCCGGGTCTCGTCCGGGGGCTTCACGCGACGCTCAACGAACTTGGCGTGACGGATGAACGCATCCGTTCTGAGGACTTCACAGGGTATTGA
- a CDS encoding cell wall metabolism sensor histidine kinase WalK, with translation MGDTGGPQNVKRQDVAMNADSAEIKFPREWAAALSHEVRTPLAGIRGYVEGLADGVLSGEDAHRGVLREVRRLDGLAADLALLAASSADTLPLDPRVFSLGELLVPLMEQYATLAQAQRTAAVLEGNLGATAFADPRYVGVALSAALHNAVCHTPGGRVTITGQRRGTCAVVVIADSGHGCTEVELARAFAPFFRGDESRTRAHGDVAPVLRSSAATPGRTGGAYG, from the coding sequence ATGGGTGACACCGGCGGACCTCAGAACGTGAAACGGCAGGACGTGGCCATGAACGCGGACTCGGCGGAAATCAAGTTCCCCCGCGAGTGGGCGGCAGCACTGTCGCATGAAGTGCGGACGCCCTTGGCGGGTATCCGCGGGTACGTCGAAGGCCTGGCCGACGGCGTTCTGAGCGGTGAGGACGCCCACCGCGGCGTGCTGCGCGAGGTGAGGCGGCTGGACGGGCTGGCCGCGGACCTGGCCTTACTGGCCGCGTCGAGCGCCGACACGCTGCCCCTCGACCCGCGTGTGTTCTCGCTGGGTGAACTTCTGGTTCCCCTGATGGAGCAGTACGCCACACTCGCCCAGGCGCAGCGGACGGCCGCGGTCCTCGAGGGGAACCTGGGCGCGACTGCCTTCGCTGATCCGCGGTATGTCGGCGTGGCGCTGTCAGCAGCGCTTCATAACGCTGTGTGCCATACCCCGGGTGGTCGCGTGACCATCACCGGTCAGCGGCGAGGGACGTGCGCAGTGGTGGTCATCGCGGACAGTGGCCACGGCTGCACCGAGGTGGAACTGGCCCGTGCCTTTGCCCCCTTTTTCCGAGGGGATGAGTCGCGCACACGCGCCCACGGTGACGTTGCCCCCGTTTTGAGGTCCAGCGCTGCCACCCCAGGTAGAACAGGGGGAGCGTATGGGTAA
- a CDS encoding transposase, with amino-acid sequence MGKERHSEEKVLEILGRIENGEAIAAVSRSTGISRKTIQNWKATYSRQPKTDDAKRLKQLEDENARLKKLVADLALDNAMLKDVVGKKW; translated from the coding sequence ATGGGTAAGGAACGACACAGTGAGGAGAAGGTCCTCGAAATCCTCGGGCGGATCGAGAACGGTGAAGCCATCGCTGCCGTGAGCCGCTCCACGGGCATCAGCCGCAAGACCATCCAGAACTGGAAGGCCACCTACAGCCGTCAACCCAAAACCGACGACGCCAAGCGGCTTAAACAGCTTGAAGACGAAAATGCTCGGCTGAAGAAGCTGGTCGCCGACCTGGCCCTCGACAACGCGATGTTGAAAGACGTCGTGGGAAAGAAGTGGTAG
- a CDS encoding IS3 family transposase: MQRREAARYLQSHHGVSERRACRVLGFGRSSHRYKVRKNDQQLGARLAKLAQERPRFGYRRLEVLLRREGEVVNHKRVYRVYKALDLTVRKKTRRKRVVQRRTPLSVPTAANQRWSTDFVSDQLASGQRFRVLNVVDDFTRECVVCFADTSITGDGVARLLAEAIKERGKPKVIISDNGPEFTSRALDAWAHQEGIERHFIDPGKPVQNAYIESFNGRFRDECLDQNWFVSLPQARLVLSVWRRDYNGVRPHSSLDNLAPQEFARRSTG; the protein is encoded by the coding sequence GTGCAGCGCCGTGAAGCGGCGCGCTACCTCCAGAGCCATCACGGCGTCAGCGAACGTCGAGCATGCCGCGTGCTTGGTTTCGGCCGTTCCTCGCATCGCTACAAGGTTCGCAAAAATGATCAACAGTTGGGGGCGCGACTGGCAAAACTCGCCCAGGAGCGGCCTCGATTCGGATACCGACGACTGGAGGTGTTGTTGCGCCGCGAGGGTGAGGTCGTCAACCACAAGCGGGTCTACCGCGTCTACAAAGCGCTCGACCTGACTGTCAGGAAAAAGACCCGCAGAAAGCGGGTCGTGCAGCGTCGCACGCCGCTGTCAGTACCGACAGCGGCCAATCAGCGCTGGAGCACCGACTTCGTGAGCGACCAGCTCGCCAGTGGGCAGCGCTTTCGGGTGCTGAACGTGGTGGACGACTTCACGCGGGAGTGCGTGGTGTGCTTCGCCGACACCTCGATCACGGGCGACGGTGTCGCCCGTCTGCTGGCGGAGGCGATCAAAGAACGGGGCAAGCCCAAGGTCATCATCAGCGACAACGGCCCGGAGTTCACCAGTCGTGCCCTGGATGCTTGGGCACATCAGGAGGGGATCGAGCGGCATTTCATCGACCCAGGAAAACCCGTGCAGAACGCCTATATCGAGAGTTTCAACGGGCGCTTTCGGGACGAGTGCTTGGATCAGAATTGGTTCGTGAGCCTGCCTCAGGCCCGGTTGGTTCTGAGCGTGTGGCGACGCGACTATAACGGGGTTCGGCCGCACAGCTCGTTGGATAACCTGGCACCGCAAGAGTTCGCCCGCCGTTCGACGGGCTGA
- a CDS encoding cupredoxin domain-containing protein has product MNTTQWIVTLVGFGLIAWIVWYFWLYRRESVQAHAKEGGMQEIDVTVRGGYQPAVIEVQAGQPVRLNFTRREASTCGEEVVLPAFGQRAHLPENQTVPLEVTPAQPGEYEFTCGMNMYRGKIVARQEGATVK; this is encoded by the coding sequence ATGAACACGACGCAGTGGATCGTTACGCTGGTGGGCTTTGGTTTGATCGCCTGGATCGTCTGGTACTTCTGGTTGTACCGGCGGGAAAGCGTGCAGGCACACGCGAAGGAGGGGGGCATGCAGGAAATTGACGTGACGGTGAGGGGCGGGTACCAGCCCGCCGTGATCGAGGTGCAGGCCGGGCAGCCCGTCCGGCTGAACTTCACCCGGCGGGAGGCCAGTACCTGCGGGGAGGAAGTGGTCCTCCCGGCGTTCGGGCAGCGCGCGCACCTGCCGGAGAACCAGACCGTGCCCCTGGAGGTGACGCCCGCTCAGCCCGGCGAGTACGAATTCACCTGCGGGATGAACATGTACCGGGGCAAGATCGTCGCCCGCCAGGAGGGAGCAACGGTGAAGTAA
- a CDS encoding four-helix bundle copper-binding protein: MTNAQQQGMSSMNSMMQDCIQACSDCHDVCLQTLTYCLQQGGRHAEASHVRLLMDCAMICHTSEDFMLRGSELHARVCGVCAEVCERCAQSCEGMGDDPQMRTCADTCRRCADSCRQMAQA, from the coding sequence ATGACGAACGCGCAACAGCAGGGAATGAGCAGCATGAACTCGATGATGCAGGACTGTATTCAAGCCTGTTCCGACTGTCACGACGTGTGCTTGCAGACGCTGACGTACTGCCTCCAGCAGGGCGGGCGGCACGCGGAGGCGTCGCATGTCCGCTTGCTGATGGACTGCGCGATGATCTGCCACACCAGTGAGGACTTCATGCTGCGCGGCTCGGAGTTGCACGCGCGGGTGTGTGGGGTCTGCGCGGAGGTGTGCGAGCGTTGTGCGCAAAGCTGCGAGGGAATGGGGGACGACCCGCAGATGCGAACGTGCGCGGACACCTGCCGCCGCTGCGCCGACTCCTGCCGGCAGATGGCGCAGGCCTGA
- a CDS encoding copper resistance CopC family protein, whose product MTWKAGRRMRAVLALCIALSLSWLSGAAAHAFLVNTLPRAGARFSEAPRQLALQFSEPVSPRSAQVRVRALKGDALEVRELHPGADARNLLATLPSLKPGVYVVSWQVVAADGHLSSGEFAFGVGSEGAIPGLQDNVDGVPLPWVTGSALLLVGLALALGGWISERYVWRGQSVPRAWIGLGAVLAVLGGAVQLVSLASAGPQAVNTVLTGRPGVAASLALLAFLVSALMARGRARPFVGLPLGVGALAVAWQGHLGNAESFWFTPLGLAHLLLAAVWVGALVHLAQVLWSGRATGWTEGIRAGTGRYAGLAAWTVGPLLLLGLVLAWPKFAVPDELWTTQYGRLLLAKVAAALAALALAWLARTRAMPSRTTTPSRLSRLVPGEAVALLGVLLLSAGLVNATPPQALTAANILGAPPAGSAVRAADQVGFLSVYVTATEGELRVQVTQPTGKPGEKTRVWVSGGGPAGSFTLYPRSCGRGCFRAPYEWKNGETTVQVRVTDPEWPGGRATVKLRWPPGPDQAGRLARVVEAMKRAGSFTVTEQALNSLDPSPHSFPLTAETLAATDLYLGGGAEDVREVGRDEEGHTVLSLFVPGSSIWYELHVDGRNRIRRERVVGPSYAVQREIAYPPSQKGDLP is encoded by the coding sequence ATGACCTGGAAGGCTGGTCGCCGGATGCGGGCCGTCTTGGCGCTGTGCATCGCCCTGAGCCTGAGTTGGCTCTCCGGCGCCGCCGCGCACGCCTTCCTGGTCAACACCCTCCCGCGGGCCGGGGCGCGCTTTAGCGAGGCGCCACGCCAGCTCGCATTGCAGTTCAGTGAACCGGTGAGTCCGCGCTCGGCCCAGGTCAGGGTCCGCGCCCTGAAGGGGGACGCACTGGAGGTTCGTGAGCTTCACCCTGGGGCCGACGCCCGGAACCTGCTGGCGACCCTGCCATCACTGAAGCCGGGCGTGTACGTGGTGTCCTGGCAGGTGGTGGCGGCGGACGGGCACCTCTCCAGCGGGGAGTTCGCCTTCGGCGTGGGTTCCGAGGGGGCGATCCCCGGGTTGCAGGACAACGTGGACGGGGTGCCGCTTCCCTGGGTGACGGGGAGCGCCCTGCTGCTGGTGGGGCTCGCCCTCGCGCTGGGCGGGTGGATCAGCGAGCGATACGTGTGGAGGGGGCAGAGCGTCCCGCGCGCGTGGATCGGCCTGGGCGCGGTTCTGGCCGTGCTGGGCGGCGCCGTGCAGCTCGTGTCCCTGGCTAGCGCTGGCCCGCAGGCCGTCAACACGGTCCTGACTGGCCGCCCGGGCGTCGCGGCGTCCCTGGCGCTGCTGGCCTTCCTGGTGAGCGCCCTCATGGCCAGGGGTCGCGCGCGGCCTTTCGTGGGCCTCCCGTTGGGCGTCGGGGCGCTGGCCGTGGCGTGGCAGGGGCACCTGGGCAACGCCGAGAGTTTCTGGTTCACGCCGCTCGGTCTGGCGCACCTGCTGCTCGCCGCGGTCTGGGTCGGAGCCCTGGTCCACCTCGCGCAGGTGCTGTGGTCGGGGAGGGCCACCGGGTGGACGGAAGGGATCAGGGCGGGCACCGGGCGGTACGCGGGGCTGGCGGCCTGGACGGTGGGGCCGCTCCTGCTGCTCGGTCTGGTCCTGGCGTGGCCGAAGTTCGCAGTCCCGGATGAACTGTGGACGACGCAGTACGGGCGGCTGCTCCTCGCCAAGGTCGCCGCAGCGCTCGCCGCCCTGGCGCTGGCCTGGCTGGCCCGCACTCGGGCGATGCCGTCCCGAACGACCACCCCCTCGCGCCTGTCGCGGTTGGTGCCCGGGGAAGCTGTCGCGCTGCTGGGCGTGTTGCTCCTGAGCGCGGGGCTGGTGAACGCCACCCCGCCGCAGGCGCTCACGGCCGCAAACATCCTCGGCGCGCCTCCTGCGGGCTCGGCGGTGCGCGCAGCCGATCAGGTCGGATTCCTGAGCGTGTACGTCACGGCCACCGAGGGGGAACTGCGCGTACAGGTCACGCAACCCACCGGAAAGCCGGGCGAGAAGACGCGTGTCTGGGTGAGTGGCGGGGGGCCTGCTGGAAGCTTCACGCTGTACCCGCGTTCCTGCGGCCGGGGGTGTTTTCGCGCTCCGTACGAGTGGAAGAATGGGGAAACGACTGTCCAGGTGAGGGTGACCGACCCGGAGTGGCCAGGTGGGAGGGCCACGGTGAAGCTGCGCTGGCCACCCGGCCCGGATCAGGCGGGGCGGCTCGCGCGGGTGGTGGAGGCCATGAAGCGTGCGGGAAGCTTTACCGTGACGGAGCAGGCGCTCAACAGCCTGGACCCGTCTCCCCATTCCTTTCCGCTGACGGCAGAGACGCTCGCCGCGACCGACCTCTACCTGGGCGGTGGGGCGGAGGACGTGCGGGAGGTGGGACGCGACGAAGAGGGCCACACCGTGCTGTCGCTGTTCGTTCCCGGCTCCAGCATCTGGTACGAGCTGCATGTCGACGGGCGCAACCGCATCCGGCGGGAACGGGTCGTTGGCCCCTCATACGCTGTCCAGCGTGAGATCGCGTACCCTCCATCCCAGAAAGGGGACTTGCCTTGA
- a CDS encoding mercuric reductase → MPDQPNDRTQPDVNKIEDTRDQATFESIARPSDPASDASQETQGVAPSTGIGTHYDAIVLGGGMAGVPLAHRLAYKGFKTALIERAELGGTCLNRGCIPTKTMIASARVAHLAYLSEQWGVETGEVRVHLGRVVDRKDDLVRSIRAGSERNVAQNKNLTLIRGNARFVGERRLEVNGEEISAERVFIAVGTRNRVPGIEGLEGVPFLDSTTAMELREVPPHLVIVGGGYIGGEFAQMYRRFGSDVTVLQSAPHLLASEDEDITTALREALEAEGIEVVVEARAQRVEGGEGHVRVTATVDGEDRTYAGTHLMIAAGRVPNTDGLGLEHAGVDLDEHGFIRINDRLETTAPGIWALGDVRGGPMFTHTARDDARIIYQNVVKGQDLSIRDRVVPWGVFTDPQLGRVGLSERAARAAGFKLKIGRYEARKVAKARALGETRGLIKVVADAATDRILGAAVLMAEGAELVHEFVTAMQLGARYTDLQDMIHIHPTLAEGLNNALGGVHYEEGLE, encoded by the coding sequence ATGCCGGACCAGCCGAACGACCGCACTCAACCCGACGTGAACAAGATTGAGGACACCCGTGACCAGGCGACGTTCGAGTCCATCGCCCGCCCCAGCGATCCTGCCAGTGACGCCTCGCAGGAGACCCAAGGGGTGGCCCCGAGCACGGGAATAGGCACGCACTACGACGCCATCGTGCTGGGTGGTGGGATGGCTGGCGTGCCCCTGGCGCACCGCCTCGCGTACAAGGGCTTCAAGACGGCCTTGATCGAACGCGCGGAACTCGGCGGGACGTGCCTGAACCGGGGCTGCATTCCCACCAAGACGATGATCGCCAGCGCCCGGGTCGCGCACCTGGCTTACCTGAGCGAGCAGTGGGGCGTGGAGACCGGCGAGGTGCGCGTGCATCTCGGCCGGGTGGTGGACCGCAAGGACGATCTCGTGCGCAGCATCCGCGCCGGGTCCGAGCGGAACGTCGCGCAGAACAAGAACCTCACCCTGATTCGTGGGAACGCGCGGTTCGTTGGGGAGCGCCGCTTGGAGGTGAACGGGGAGGAGATCAGTGCGGAGCGGGTCTTCATCGCGGTCGGAACGCGCAACCGGGTGCCTGGGATCGAGGGGCTGGAGGGCGTGCCGTTCCTCGACTCCACCACGGCGATGGAACTGCGTGAGGTCCCCCCGCACCTGGTCATCGTGGGCGGCGGGTACATCGGGGGGGAGTTCGCACAGATGTACCGCCGCTTCGGCAGTGACGTGACGGTGTTGCAAAGTGCGCCGCACCTGTTGGCGAGCGAGGACGAAGACATCACGACGGCGCTGAGGGAGGCACTGGAGGCCGAGGGCATCGAGGTCGTCGTGGAGGCACGTGCGCAGCGCGTGGAGGGCGGCGAGGGGCACGTGCGGGTCACGGCCACGGTGGACGGCGAGGACCGCACCTATGCCGGAACCCACCTGATGATCGCCGCAGGGCGCGTGCCGAACACGGATGGGCTCGGTCTGGAGCACGCCGGCGTGGACCTCGACGAGCACGGCTTCATCCGGATCAACGACCGGCTGGAGACGACCGCGCCCGGCATCTGGGCGCTGGGGGACGTGCGGGGCGGGCCGATGTTCACGCACACCGCGCGGGATGACGCGCGGATCATCTACCAGAACGTCGTCAAGGGGCAGGACCTGAGCATCCGGGACCGGGTGGTGCCGTGGGGCGTGTTCACCGACCCCCAGCTCGGGCGAGTGGGACTTTCCGAACGCGCGGCACGGGCGGCGGGCTTCAAGCTGAAGATCGGGCGGTACGAGGCGCGCAAGGTCGCCAAAGCGCGGGCCCTCGGGGAGACGCGGGGACTGATCAAGGTGGTGGCGGACGCAGCGACTGACCGCATCCTGGGTGCGGCGGTGCTGATGGCCGAGGGAGCGGAACTGGTGCACGAGTTCGTGACGGCGATGCAGCTTGGTGCGCGGTACACCGACTTGCAGGACATGATCCACATCCACCCGACCCTGGCGGAGGGCCTGAACAACGCCCTGGGCGGGGTGCATTACGAGGAAGGGCTGGAATGA
- a CDS encoding copper chaperone Copz family protein, protein MTTPDCCAPTMPVAVTTCPVCATTARAVKLITLKALLTPAALATLDPQETHRFCPDAACDVVYFSASQTYQQAEVKVPVFQRDERGLTPVCYCFGHTRADLEHAVREGHPGAIPQSIQAHIQAGRCGCEVNNPQGSCCLGNVNRTLAALQTPAEKGRAGCC, encoded by the coding sequence ATGACCACCCCTGATTGCTGCGCTCCGACCATGCCGGTCGCGGTGACCACCTGTCCTGTTTGTGCCACCACGGCCAGGGCCGTGAAGCTCATCACCCTCAAGGCCCTGCTGACTCCAGCGGCGCTCGCCACCCTCGATCCGCAGGAGACGCACCGCTTCTGCCCGGACGCGGCCTGCGACGTCGTGTACTTCAGCGCCTCCCAGACCTACCAGCAGGCGGAAGTGAAGGTGCCCGTCTTCCAGAGGGACGAGCGAGGGCTCACCCCCGTCTGCTACTGCTTTGGTCATACCCGCGCCGATCTGGAGCACGCCGTCCGGGAGGGACATCCCGGAGCCATTCCTCAGTCGATCCAGGCGCACATCCAGGCCGGACGCTGCGGGTGCGAGGTGAACAACCCCCAGGGAAGCTGCTGCCTGGGGAACGTGAACCGCACCCTGGCCGCCCTCCAGACCCCCGCCGAGAAAGGGCGTGCCGGATGCTGCTGA
- a CDS encoding MerR family DNA-binding protein produces MTDLADMPIGQLAALTGESVKALRYWTDFGLLTVERRPSGYRHYPPEATEQVRFIRSAQATGFTLDEIRRILLARQDGQKPCAHVKADLDAHLKTVRAQIAQLQALEAQLQARVTWAEEHPDPACDSAGCVYLEDTPRA; encoded by the coding sequence ATGACGGACCTCGCTGACATGCCCATCGGTCAACTCGCCGCGTTGACCGGCGAGAGCGTCAAGGCCTTGCGCTACTGGACGGACTTCGGCCTGCTGACCGTGGAGCGCCGCCCCAGCGGCTACCGACACTACCCGCCCGAGGCCACCGAGCAGGTCCGCTTCATCCGCTCCGCGCAGGCCACCGGCTTCACCCTCGACGAGATCCGCCGGATTCTCCTGGCCCGTCAGGACGGGCAGAAACCCTGCGCGCACGTCAAGGCTGACCTCGACGCGCATCTGAAGACGGTGCGGGCACAGATCGCGCAACTCCAGGCGCTCGAAGCGCAGTTGCAGGCCAGGGTGACGTGGGCGGAGGAACACCCCGACCCCGCCTGCGATTCCGCGGGATGCGTCTACCTGGAAGACACGCCCAGGGCTTGA